One segment of Candidatus Gorgyraea atricola DNA contains the following:
- the accC gene encoding acetyl-CoA carboxylase biotin carboxylase subunit has protein sequence MFSKILIANRGEIAIRVIRACKEMDIRTVAVYSEADTESLHTRLADEAVCIGSTSPTESYLNIPAIISAAEITDVDAIHPGYGFLAENAHFAEICDSCDITFIGPTPENMRLLGDKMTARQTMQKIGIPVIPGSKDIIKTKEDAIKIAKRLKYPVIIKASAGGGGKGMRVCHNDVRLVSALMTAQQEAEAAFGNPDVYLEKYIERPRHVEVQILADRHGHTIHLGERDCTIQRRHQKLIEESPSPAMDSKLRKKIGDMAIKAAKACNYLNAGTVEFLLDRYENFYFLEVNTRIQVEHPVTEMVTGIDIVKEQIKIASGMKLAYKQDDVKVKGVAIECRINAEDSEKDFMPCPGKIEIFLPAGGPGVRVDSHVYSGYTIPPYYDSMIAKIITYGKNRQEAIKVMRRSLDEFLISPTKTTIPFHKHVMNDALFLRGDFATDYVEKLKFGG, from the coding sequence ATGTTTTCTAAGATATTAATAGCCAATCGGGGTGAAATAGCGATAAGAGTGATCCGCGCATGCAAGGAAATGGACATTCGCACAGTAGCTGTCTATTCAGAAGCTGACACGGAATCTCTGCATACAAGATTAGCGGATGAGGCTGTGTGTATAGGCTCTACATCGCCCACAGAAAGCTATCTGAATATCCCTGCTATCATAAGCGCTGCTGAGATCACAGATGTTGATGCAATACATCCAGGCTATGGCTTTCTAGCTGAAAACGCGCACTTTGCTGAGATATGCGACTCATGTGACATTACCTTTATTGGCCCTACGCCTGAAAATATGCGGCTTCTCGGCGATAAAATGACTGCGCGCCAGACCATGCAAAAGATAGGTATACCTGTCATACCAGGCAGTAAAGATATTATAAAAACAAAAGAAGATGCTATAAAAATAGCCAAGAGGTTGAAATACCCGGTTATAATCAAGGCCTCTGCAGGAGGCGGCGGCAAAGGCATGAGAGTTTGTCATAATGATGTGCGGCTCGTGAGCGCGCTCATGACTGCCCAACAAGAGGCAGAGGCAGCATTCGGGAATCCAGACGTATATTTAGAAAAGTATATAGAAAGACCCAGGCACGTTGAGGTCCAGATCCTGGCTGACAGGCACGGCCATACGATACATCTCGGGGAAAGAGATTGCACTATACAGAGGCGGCATCAAAAACTAATAGAAGAATCGCCTTCGCCAGCCATGGATTCTAAATTAAGGAAAAAGATAGGTGACATGGCCATTAAAGCGGCAAAGGCATGTAATTACCTGAATGCCGGCACAGTAGAATTCCTGCTTGACAGATACGAGAATTTTTATTTTCTGGAAGTGAATACAAGGATCCAGGTCGAGCACCCGGTAACAGAAATGGTAACAGGCATAGATATAGTAAAAGAACAGATAAAGATCGCTTCTGGCATGAAACTCGCTTACAAGCAGGACGATGTAAAGGTGAAAGGTGTTGCCATAGAATGCAGGATAAATGCCGAGGACAGCGAGAAAGATTTTATGCCGTGTCCTGGCAAGATAGAGATATTTTTGCCAGCAGGCGGCCCTGGCGTGAGAGTAGATTCGCACGTATATTCAGGCTATACCATACCGCCTTATTACGATTCTATGATAGCCAAGATCATCACCTATGGCAAAAATAGACAAGAGGCGATAAAGGTAATGAGGCGTTCGCTGGACGAATTTTTAATCTCGCCGACAAAGACCACCATCCCGTTCCATAAGCATGTAATGAATGACGCGCTGTTTTTACGGGGAGATTTTGCAACAGATTACGTAGAGAAATTAAAATTTGGCGGATAA
- a CDS encoding ATP-binding protein, with translation MSYNRPDIIEAIIRRVNSFSEGYRQNIAIIGEPSIGKTSLIKDILSSEQIKKESIIPIYLEIKIEPFEFCAKRFIKSALFQLMRSDPTLTAPHDTVLLIEDLKRTHPKTAETCIRVLQDIDKGRLDEGHSFMLDITAMISEESKKRCLLILDEFHNLGNFDLKHPYATLAKKIMLQKDTMYLLLSSKATISQRIFSEKLALLFGNFEKMILSPFDMNMSRSFLQDKMRGVTLPQVYMDFVATFTGNKPFYMQVLCDEMEKGVFSRKISPDSYTELIEFALTESVFKKTGVINQLFSNLFFRISDGKLLSKTAALLIALSSGNKKQADMAASSRLQARDASKILSRLADMDIIVRNGSFYRFKDRLFSFWLQSVYLKRILSFSLDELLEEGYFKKDIRTKISMFLQEFEKELSSRVVDLFRLFKNDVIQLNGKKHKFLSFTDVERSSTEVPGNINILAANNRFKWLCTIKKEHVTETEITEIIKNTKTKSRANRINRNILISLAGINENAYLMAKDAKLWVWNMEDLNVLMELYEKPQVG, from the coding sequence ATGTCTTACAATAGACCAGACATAATCGAGGCTATCATACGTCGCGTGAATTCTTTTTCCGAAGGCTACAGGCAGAATATAGCCATTATAGGCGAACCCTCCATAGGAAAGACCTCTCTTATAAAAGATATCTTATCTTCAGAGCAAATAAAAAAGGAGAGTATTATCCCAATATACCTCGAGATAAAGATAGAGCCGTTTGAATTCTGCGCCAAGAGATTCATAAAATCAGCTCTTTTCCAGCTAATGCGATCAGATCCTACGCTAACAGCGCCTCATGACACAGTGCTCTTGATAGAGGATTTAAAAAGGACTCACCCGAAGACAGCTGAGACATGCATAAGGGTACTCCAGGACATAGATAAGGGTAGGCTCGACGAAGGACATTCCTTTATGCTGGACATTACAGCCATGATATCAGAGGAAAGCAAAAAAAGATGCCTCCTTATACTGGACGAGTTTCATAATCTTGGTAACTTTGATTTGAAGCACCCTTATGCCACGCTTGCCAAAAAGATCATGCTGCAGAAAGACACCATGTATCTTTTGCTCAGTTCTAAGGCAACGATCTCTCAGCGTATATTCAGCGAAAAACTGGCTCTCCTTTTTGGAAACTTTGAAAAGATGATCCTCTCGCCTTTTGATATGAATATGTCGCGCTCTTTTCTGCAGGATAAGATGCGCGGTGTAACACTGCCTCAGGTGTACATGGATTTCGTTGCCACCTTTACAGGAAATAAACCTTTTTATATGCAGGTGCTGTGTGACGAGATGGAAAAAGGTGTTTTTTCCAGAAAGATCTCTCCTGATAGTTACACTGAGCTTATAGAGTTTGCGCTGACAGAAAGCGTGTTTAAAAAAACAGGTGTAATAAACCAGCTGTTTTCCAACCTCTTCTTTAGGATCTCCGACGGTAAATTGCTGTCAAAGACCGCGGCCTTACTCATCGCGCTTTCGTCGGGAAATAAAAAACAGGCTGACATGGCTGCCTCATCCAGACTGCAGGCGCGAGATGCCTCCAAAATATTAAGCAGGCTGGCTGACATGGATATAATCGTACGTAATGGTTCGTTTTACAGATTTAAAGACAGGCTTTTCTCTTTCTGGCTCCAGTCTGTCTATCTAAAAAGGATCTTATCTTTTAGCCTGGATGAACTCCTGGAAGAGGGTTATTTCAAAAAAGATATAAGGACCAAGATAAGCATGTTTTTACAGGAATTCGAAAAAGAACTTTCATCCAGGGTCGTAGATCTTTTTAGGCTGTTCAAGAATGATGTAATACAGCTAAATGGGAAGAAACATAAATTTCTATCGTTTACTGATGTAGAGCGTTCCAGTACTGAAGTGCCTGGCAATATAAATATCCTTGCCGCGAACAACAGGTTCAAATGGCTGTGCACTATTAAAAAAGAACACGTAACAGAGACCGAGATAACAGAGATCATAAAAAACACTAAAACCAAATCTCGCGCAAACAGGATAAATAGAAATATCCTTATTTCACTCGCTGGCATAAATGAAAATGCGTATCTCATGGCAAAAGATGCAAAGCTTTGGGTTTGGAACATGGAAGACCTTAATGTATTGATGGAACTGTACGAGAAGCCGCAGGTGGGGTAA
- a CDS encoding aminopeptidase P family protein produces the protein MNYINRRRKLIRLLESNSLDSLRIKKRQNITYLTGTRDRGVVFFVSHKKTYLVKNGAIPAHLKRIRSKKGIVESLRILKDSDELRHIKKACKDGCDIMNYAIRCIVPGISERSVKDKVEQYIIKKGKKRADFDIIIASGRNASMPHAVPSSKKIKEGEMVVIDLGAMNYGYNSDLTRTVFLGRIDRKCLRIYNIVLAAQKRAIEKIRPGIKANYIDNISRQYISKKGLGRYFIHGLGHGIGLETHEGPSISKNSNITLKENMVITVEPGIYMTGWGGIRIEDVVLVTKNGCKVLTSDCKKGL, from the coding sequence ATGAATTATATAAACAGGCGGCGCAAGTTAATAAGGCTGCTGGAATCAAACTCTCTCGACTCATTACGGATTAAAAAAAGGCAAAACATAACCTACCTTACTGGCACAAGAGATAGGGGTGTTGTCTTTTTCGTATCTCATAAAAAAACCTACCTCGTTAAAAATGGGGCCATCCCCGCGCATCTAAAAAGGATTCGCTCAAAAAAAGGCATCGTGGAATCGCTCAGGATACTCAAAGACAGCGACGAGTTAAGGCATATTAAAAAGGCATGCAAGGATGGCTGCGACATAATGAACTACGCGATAAGATGCATAGTGCCAGGCATCAGCGAGAGATCAGTCAAAGATAAAGTAGAGCAATACATAATAAAGAAGGGGAAGAAAAGGGCTGATTTTGATATAATAATCGCGTCTGGGAGAAATGCTTCTATGCCGCACGCAGTCCCTTCGTCCAAGAAAATCAAAGAAGGAGAAATGGTCGTAATAGATTTGGGCGCAATGAATTACGGATATAATTCCGACTTGACAAGAACGGTTTTTTTAGGTAGAATTGACCGCAAGTGTCTGCGTATTTATAATATTGTTCTGGCAGCGCAGAAAAGGGCCATTGAAAAGATCAGGCCAGGCATCAAGGCTAACTATATAGATAATATATCTAGGCAATATATATCAAAGAAAGGCCTGGGTAGATATTTTATCCATGGCCTGGGTCATGGCATAGGCCTGGAGACACATGAAGGCCCGAGTATTTCTAAGAACAGCAATATAACATTAAAGGAAAATATGGTCATAACAGTGGAGCCTGGGATCTACATGACTGGCTGGGGAGGCATCAGAATAGAGGATGTCGTACTGGTTACTAAAAATGGGTGCAAGGTATTAACATCAGATTGTAAAAAGGGGTTATGA
- a CDS encoding PfkB family carbohydrate kinase — protein MSKILVIGSVALDTITTPQARSKEVLGGSATYFSVSASFFSGVNLVATVGKDFPLKHKKLIRSFGVDLSGLETKKGRTFRWEGSYVDDLNCAKTIDTQLNVFADFKPVIPDEYKKSPYVFLANIDPDLQLFILKSLKDQRFTGCDSMNHWIQSKGKTLKKTIRKTSAIFLNDTEARLLSGESNIIKAGKYLLSLGPRFAIIKRGEYGAALFCKNASALLIPAYPIEDVCDPTGAGDTFAGGFMGYIAKMNKIDTKTVRGALAYGATMASFTVEDFSVNRFLKLNKKDIKSRHNKFLKLTTT, from the coding sequence ATGAGCAAAATACTTGTAATAGGCTCTGTAGCGCTTGATACCATTACTACGCCTCAAGCCAGGTCAAAAGAGGTGCTCGGTGGTTCAGCTACCTATTTTTCAGTAAGCGCCAGTTTTTTTAGTGGCGTGAATCTTGTTGCTACTGTAGGAAAAGATTTTCCCCTTAAGCATAAGAAGCTTATAAGATCATTCGGCGTGGATCTGTCAGGCCTGGAAACAAAAAAGGGCAGGACATTTCGATGGGAAGGCTCGTATGTGGATGATTTAAATTGCGCAAAGACAATAGATACACAGCTAAATGTATTCGCGGATTTTAAGCCTGTGATACCTGATGAGTATAAAAAAAGTCCTTATGTATTTCTGGCCAATATAGATCCTGACCTCCAGTTATTTATCTTGAAATCGCTAAAGGATCAACGATTTACAGGCTGCGATTCCATGAATCATTGGATCCAGAGCAAAGGTAAGACATTAAAGAAAACCATACGCAAGACATCAGCTATATTTTTAAATGACACTGAGGCCAGGCTTCTTTCTGGCGAGTCAAACATTATAAAGGCAGGAAAGTACCTGCTTTCGCTCGGTCCAAGATTCGCGATAATAAAAAGGGGCGAGTATGGCGCGGCATTGTTCTGTAAGAATGCCTCAGCGCTTTTGATCCCGGCATACCCGATAGAAGATGTATGTGACCCTACTGGGGCAGGAGATACATTTGCCGGGGGATTCATGGGCTATATAGCAAAAATGAACAAGATAGATACGAAAACTGTAAGAGGCGCTCTTGCATATGGCGCTACAATGGCATCATTCACTGTCGAGGATTTCAGCGTCAATAGATTCTTAAAGTTAAATAAAAAAGACATAAAATCGAGACATAACAAATTTTTAAAATTAACTACGACTTAA
- the accB gene encoding acetyl-CoA carboxylase biotin carboxyl carrier protein has translation MNLKEIKELINLMNENGLSELEIEREGTRIKLRKSPSGNFEAITEDPSAARTVQTIRPDQGAAAKEELARKLTAIKTPMVGTFYRSSSPDAKPYVEIGKVVAVGEVVCIIEAMKLMNEIKSEVKGEVVEVLVENAEPVEYGQALFMVEPT, from the coding sequence ATGAACCTAAAAGAGATCAAAGAGTTGATCAACTTAATGAATGAGAATGGGCTTTCCGAGCTGGAGATCGAACGGGAAGGCACGAGGATAAAACTTAGGAAATCGCCTTCCGGAAACTTTGAGGCGATCACTGAAGATCCGAGCGCAGCAAGGACAGTGCAGACTATCAGGCCAGATCAAGGCGCGGCAGCAAAAGAAGAATTAGCCAGGAAACTCACAGCCATAAAGACACCCATGGTAGGCACCTTTTACAGATCGTCCTCGCCTGATGCAAAGCCCTACGTGGAAATAGGCAAGGTCGTGGCTGTTGGCGAGGTAGTATGCATTATAGAAGCGATGAAGCTGATGAATGAAATAAAGTCAGAGGTAAAGGGTGAAGTAGTCGAAGTGCTGGTAGAAAATGCTGAACCAGTTGAATACGGACAAGCGCTGTTCATGGTGGAACCGACATAA
- the thiC gene encoding phosphomethylpyrimidine synthase ThiC, whose translation MPTISKKDLIKQVSKNESMGLDELRKRIRQGRIALIKNSKRKIAPCAVGEGLRTKINANLGTSQDDADIKREVKKVRIAIEYGADAVMDLSTGGNLRKIRKAIIKASSVPVGTVPIYEAAIKAHKKRGAVSRMSKEDILETFEEQAADGVDFFTVHCGVTRSAVSRLKKQKRLISVVSRGGSILVEWMMLNKKENPLYEYFDEIIRIAKKYDITLSLGDGMRPGSIVDATDRPQIQELITLGELAEKARQNNVQVIIEGPGHVPIDQIESNVVIEKKLCNNAPFYVLGPLVTDIAPGYDHIVGAIGGALAAFYGADFLCYVTPSEHLRIPDENDIKDGVIASRIAAHAADIAKRVPGALNWDREMSKHRSTRNWKAQIKKSIDPVKSTRYRKSSMPKNKDVCTMCSNYCSMKTMEKYF comes from the coding sequence ATGCCTACAATATCGAAAAAAGATCTAATAAAACAAGTCTCTAAAAACGAGAGTATGGGCCTTGATGAATTGAGGAAACGCATCAGGCAGGGCCGTATTGCCCTCATTAAAAATTCAAAGAGAAAAATAGCCCCGTGCGCTGTTGGCGAAGGCCTGCGTACAAAGATAAACGCAAACCTCGGCACATCGCAGGATGACGCAGATATAAAGAGGGAAGTAAAAAAAGTGCGTATTGCGATAGAGTATGGCGCGGACGCAGTCATGGACCTGAGTACAGGTGGAAATCTAAGAAAGATCCGGAAAGCGATCATAAAGGCTTCAAGCGTACCAGTAGGTACTGTACCTATATATGAAGCAGCTATAAAGGCGCATAAAAAAAGAGGCGCTGTCTCGCGCATGTCAAAAGAGGATATTCTCGAGACCTTTGAAGAACAGGCAGCTGATGGCGTGGATTTTTTTACAGTTCACTGTGGCGTAACGCGGAGCGCGGTAAGCCGCCTGAAGAAACAGAAAAGACTGATCAGCGTTGTGTCAAGAGGCGGCTCTATCCTGGTCGAATGGATGATGCTGAATAAAAAAGAAAATCCTCTCTATGAATATTTTGACGAGATAATCAGGATAGCAAAGAAATACGACATAACACTGAGTCTTGGCGATGGCATGAGGCCAGGGTCGATAGTGGATGCGACTGACAGACCTCAGATACAGGAACTTATTACGCTTGGCGAGCTCGCGGAAAAGGCCAGGCAAAACAATGTCCAGGTGATCATTGAAGGCCCTGGCCATGTACCAATAGATCAGATAGAGTCAAATGTAGTCATAGAGAAAAAGCTGTGCAATAACGCGCCATTTTACGTGCTGGGCCCGCTTGTAACAGATATTGCGCCAGGTTATGACCATATAGTAGGCGCTATCGGAGGCGCGCTTGCCGCATTTTACGGCGCGGATTTTCTTTGTTATGTCACGCCATCAGAACATTTGAGGATACCTGATGAAAATGACATAAAAGACGGGGTCATAGCCTCCAGGATCGCCGCGCACGCAGCTGATATAGCAAAGAGGGTACCAGGTGCATTGAACTGGGATAGAGAAATGTCAAAACACCGCTCAACAAGAAACTGGAAGGCCCAGATAAAGAAATCCATAGACCCTGTAAAATCGACCCGTTACAGGAAATCATCCATGCCAAAGAATAAAGACGTGTGCACGATGTGCAGTAACTATTGTTCCATGAAAACAATGGAGAAATATTTTTAA
- the rfaE2 gene encoding D-glycero-beta-D-manno-heptose 1-phosphate adenylyltransferase, which produces MLCNKIKNLPEVIKALKKSKGKKRIVFTNGCFDILHVGHVAYLQKARSLGDILVVGLNSDSSVRKLKGRKRPVNAQKNRAKVLSALACVDFIVIFNSLTPLNLIKAIKPKILVKGGDWKAKDIVGGDFVQSLGGLVKSLPYIKGFSTRKLIKKIRSS; this is translated from the coding sequence ATGCTTTGTAATAAAATAAAAAACCTGCCTGAAGTAATAAAGGCGTTAAAAAAATCTAAAGGTAAAAAAAGAATTGTTTTTACCAACGGATGCTTTGATATCCTGCATGTGGGACATGTTGCTTATTTGCAAAAGGCAAGGTCCTTAGGAGACATCCTGGTGGTGGGACTGAATAGCGACAGTTCTGTAAGAAAGCTAAAAGGCAGAAAAAGACCCGTAAATGCTCAGAAAAACAGGGCAAAGGTGCTTTCAGCGCTTGCATGTGTGGATTTTATTGTAATATTCAACAGCCTCACGCCATTAAATCTGATAAAGGCAATAAAGCCAAAGATTTTGGTAAAAGGCGGGGACTGGAAGGCAAAAGATATCGTAGGAGGAGATTTTGTTCAATCCTTAGGTGGCCTCGTAAAAAGCCTGCCCTATATAAAAGGGTTTTCCACAAGGAAGTTGATCAAAAAAATAAGATCCTCATGA
- a CDS encoding thiamine-phosphate pyrophosphorylase, which translates to MNQELLKIIDANLNRTREGLRVCEDIARFVVADKKISRSLKAMRHSATEAMLSSKRLALRQLVKARDTKKDPVKFEDFEKQKGTDIQDIFMSNIQRVKESLRVMEECCKILDQDTSRKYRKLRFDAYNIEKRSNKTSL; encoded by the coding sequence ATGAATCAAGAACTTTTAAAGATCATCGATGCAAATCTAAACAGGACACGGGAAGGTCTGAGGGTATGCGAGGATATAGCGAGATTTGTAGTGGCAGATAAAAAGATCTCGAGATCCTTGAAGGCCATGCGTCACTCTGCAACAGAGGCGATGCTCTCTTCAAAGAGATTGGCACTCAGGCAACTCGTTAAGGCAAGAGACACAAAGAAGGATCCGGTGAAATTCGAGGATTTTGAAAAGCAAAAAGGTACAGACATCCAGGACATATTTATGTCTAATATTCAACGCGTGAAAGAGTCCCTCAGGGTCATGGAAGAGTGCTGCAAGATCCTGGACCAGGACACAAGCCGCAAATACAGAAAGCTAAGATTCGATGCCTACAATATCGAAAAAAGATCTAATAAAACAAGTCTCTAA
- the amaP gene encoding alkaline shock response membrane anchor protein AmaP yields MRIFNILAIFIYTLFFSIIGGVLIALSLRTASLDSVLSAIEYLSQTENLRMGMALTGAALILVNISIAQLSIGKLRKNKAIAFENPDGQVTLSLSAIEDYVKKLTHRIPEIRDIRSNISVGRNGVLVTARVVLYSDVNIPETTEKVQGAIRIRLQEMLGLEEKVTIKVHVSKIAQRDKRKDKKQSKQETQDAAESGFKGEIKY; encoded by the coding sequence ATGAGAATTTTTAATATCCTCGCAATCTTTATTTATACACTGTTTTTTTCTATCATAGGAGGAGTGCTTATAGCGCTGTCTCTTCGAACCGCTTCTCTTGATTCAGTGCTGAGTGCGATCGAATACCTCTCGCAGACAGAAAATCTAAGAATGGGCATGGCATTGACAGGCGCGGCATTGATACTCGTCAATATATCGATCGCGCAGCTATCCATAGGAAAATTGCGTAAAAACAAGGCCATTGCCTTTGAGAACCCGGATGGACAGGTGACGCTCTCTTTGTCAGCAATAGAAGACTACGTAAAGAAACTTACGCACAGGATACCTGAGATAAGAGATATAAGATCAAACATATCTGTAGGCCGTAATGGAGTCCTCGTAACCGCAAGGGTCGTGCTTTATTCTGATGTGAACATACCAGAGACTACTGAGAAGGTACAGGGCGCTATTCGCATACGGCTGCAGGAGATGCTTGGCCTGGAAGAAAAGGTTACGATAAAGGTCCATGTCTCAAAGATAGCGCAGCGAGATAAGCGAAAAGATAAAAAACAATCAAAACAAGAAACACAGGACGCTGCTGAAAGCGGTTTTAAAGGCGAAATTAAATATTGA
- a CDS encoding D-sedoheptulose 7-phosphate isomerase, which yields MKKKIIELIKEDIEVKNALIKTQVSNIEALARMMLATVKSGNKILIFGNGGSAADSIHITAELVGRFRKEREALPAIALSTNVSTLTALGNDYGFEAIFERQVEALGKEGDMALGISTSGKSKNVIRAIEKASKMNMKTAVLIGKSKGALVEIADVSVNVPSNSTPRIQESHSIIGHIVCEIIEDAL from the coding sequence ATGAAAAAGAAGATAATAGAGTTAATAAAAGAGGATATTGAGGTCAAGAACGCGCTCATTAAGACGCAGGTCAGTAACATAGAGGCGCTTGCCAGGATGATGCTTGCTACAGTAAAGTCGGGCAACAAGATCCTTATATTTGGCAATGGCGGCAGCGCCGCTGACAGTATTCACATTACAGCAGAGCTGGTGGGCAGGTTTCGCAAAGAGAGAGAGGCCCTGCCAGCAATAGCCTTAAGCACCAACGTCTCTACACTGACTGCGCTTGGAAACGACTATGGTTTTGAAGCTATATTCGAAAGACAGGTAGAGGCACTTGGAAAAGAAGGAGACATGGCCCTGGGTATATCGACCAGCGGCAAATCAAAAAATGTAATACGCGCGATAGAAAAGGCCTCGAAGATGAATATGAAAACAGCTGTGCTCATAGGAAAATCAAAAGGAGCGCTTGTAGAGATAGCTGATGTCTCTGTGAACGTGCCTTCAAACAGTACTCCGCGTATCCAGGAGTCCCATAGCATAATCGGACACATTGTCTGCGAGATAATAGAAGATGCTTTGTAA
- a CDS encoding ATP-dependent 6-phosphofructokinase: MTKRVGVLTGGGDCPGLNSVIRAVVRLALKEGYEVIGIKNGWKGLVENNTEKLDLKSVSGILPKGGTILGTSRTNPYKKQGDVEKVKANFKKMGLEALIVIGGEDTLGVASKLHKEGLSVVGAPKTIDNDLSGTDVTFGFDTAINIATEAIDRLHTTAESHNRIMVVEVMGRHAGWIAVESGLAGGADIILIPELPIDMDEVCALLKKRHARGKSFSIVVVAEGAKFKQGKLVKQEEKLDAFGHIRLGGIGHALGEAIEKNTGFETRVTVLGHLQRGGTPTAFDRVLGTRFGIKAMELVLKKDYGKMAALQGNQVKGVSLEAAVAKLKTVDMELYNIAKIFFG; this comes from the coding sequence ATGACAAAGAGGGTTGGTGTATTAACAGGAGGAGGGGATTGTCCTGGGTTAAATTCAGTGATCAGGGCAGTTGTGAGGCTTGCGCTCAAAGAAGGGTATGAAGTAATAGGTATAAAGAATGGATGGAAAGGATTAGTAGAAAACAATACTGAAAAATTAGACCTTAAGTCTGTTTCTGGGATATTGCCAAAAGGCGGCACAATACTTGGCACCTCAAGGACAAATCCTTATAAAAAACAAGGGGATGTAGAAAAGGTAAAAGCGAATTTTAAAAAAATGGGGCTGGAGGCGCTAATAGTCATTGGCGGCGAGGATACGCTTGGCGTAGCATCAAAGTTACACAAAGAAGGGCTGAGTGTAGTTGGCGCGCCAAAGACCATTGACAATGATCTTTCAGGCACAGATGTAACGTTTGGGTTTGATACTGCAATAAATATTGCCACTGAGGCCATTGACAGGCTGCACACTACAGCCGAGTCACATAACAGGATCATGGTAGTCGAGGTAATGGGCAGGCACGCAGGCTGGATTGCTGTAGAGTCTGGATTAGCAGGAGGCGCTGATATTATTTTGATACCAGAGCTTCCAATAGATATGGATGAGGTATGCGCTCTTTTAAAGAAGCGCCACGCTAGGGGCAAGAGCTTCAGCATTGTTGTAGTGGCAGAAGGCGCGAAGTTTAAGCAGGGTAAACTTGTCAAGCAAGAGGAAAAGTTAGATGCGTTTGGCCATATACGCCTGGGCGGCATAGGCCATGCATTAGGTGAAGCAATAGAGAAAAATACAGGTTTTGAAACAAGAGTCACAGTGCTTGGCCACTTACAAAGGGGTGGTACGCCCACTGCCTTTGACAGAGTGCTTGGCACACGTTTCGGCATAAAAGCAATGGAGCTGGTGCTAAAAAAGGATTATGGCAAGATGGCTGCATTACAAGGCAACCAGGTAAAGGGCGTTTCATTAGAAGCTGCTGTAGCCAAGCTAAAGACTGTTGACATGGAACTATACAACATCGCCAAGATCTTCTTTGGCTAA
- the efp gene encoding elongation factor P, with protein MSISLNQIKNGLSIEMGGILYFIVDGKHVKPGKGGAFMRVKLKNIKTGAVIDRTFRPNEKFELAYIEKKNLQFLYQSKDIYEFMDHETYDQMSLHSDQLGDAVNYLKENLEVTALVHKGNVLSLELPTSIELKIVSTEPGIRGDTSRAGTKPAKTETGMTVLVPLFINEGETILVDTRTKKYLGRA; from the coding sequence ATGAGTATATCACTTAATCAGATAAAAAACGGACTGAGCATAGAAATGGGAGGGATACTCTATTTTATCGTAGACGGTAAACACGTGAAGCCTGGAAAAGGCGGGGCATTCATGCGTGTAAAATTAAAGAATATAAAGACAGGAGCTGTTATAGACAGGACATTCAGGCCCAATGAAAAATTCGAGCTCGCCTACATAGAGAAAAAGAACTTACAGTTCCTTTACCAGTCAAAAGATATATACGAGTTCATGGACCATGAGACATATGATCAGATGTCTCTTCATAGCGACCAGCTTGGCGACGCAGTAAATTATCTAAAGGAAAATCTGGAGGTAACCGCGCTGGTCCACAAAGGAAATGTCCTGTCATTGGAACTGCCTACTTCTATTGAATTAAAAATAGTATCCACTGAGCCGGGGATAAGAGGCGATACATCCAGGGCAGGGACAAAGCCCGCAAAAACAGAGACTGGCATGACTGTTCTTGTACCGCTTTTTATAAATGAAGGGGAGACTATCCTCGTAGATACCAGGACAAAAAAATACTTAGGCCGGGCGTAA